One segment of Thermococcus profundus DNA contains the following:
- a CDS encoding endonuclease III domain-containing protein produces MGAKSQSLSLEGFTFEESWEEKRKRAEKIVEILMKTHPREKLLIGDPYRTLVHCIISQRMRDEVTYRVWEELFRRYKDIKTIASTPVEDMQEFLRKQGVGLWKTKGEWIVKASQLILEKYDGKVPDEVHELMKLPGIGRKCANIVLAYGFGRQAIPVDTHVNRISKRLGLAPPRVAPEKVEEYLTELIPKEKWIYVNHAMVDHGRSICRPINPKCEECPLKELCPYAKGLVKDEDIKGSGKKKKTAQS; encoded by the coding sequence ATGGGAGCAAAGTCACAATCATTGAGCCTTGAGGGCTTCACCTTCGAGGAAAGCTGGGAGGAGAAGAGAAAGAGGGCCGAGAAGATAGTCGAAATCCTGATGAAAACCCATCCGAGGGAGAAGCTCCTCATCGGCGACCCCTATCGAACGCTCGTCCACTGCATAATCTCCCAGAGGATGAGGGATGAGGTTACCTATCGCGTCTGGGAGGAGCTTTTCAGGAGATACAAGGACATCAAGACGATAGCCAGCACTCCCGTCGAGGATATGCAGGAATTTTTGAGAAAGCAGGGGGTCGGTCTCTGGAAGACGAAGGGCGAGTGGATAGTAAAGGCCTCTCAGCTAATCCTTGAGAAATACGATGGGAAGGTGCCTGATGAGGTTCATGAGCTCATGAAGCTTCCGGGGATCGGGAGGAAGTGTGCGAACATAGTTCTGGCCTACGGCTTCGGAAGGCAGGCGATCCCCGTTGACACCCACGTTAACAGGATAAGCAAAAGGTTGGGCCTGGCTCCTCCGCGCGTTGCCCCTGAAAAGGTCGAGGAATACCTCACGGAGCTGATTCCAAAGGAGAAGTGGATCTACGTCAACCACGCGATGGTCGACCACGGGAGGAGCATCTGCAGGCCGATAAACCCGAAGTGCGAAGAATGCCCCCTGAAAGAGCTCTGCCCCTACGCGAAGGGGCTCGTAAAGGACGAAGACATAAAGGGGAGCGGGAAGAAAAAGAAAACCGCTCAGTCCTGA
- a CDS encoding DUF6849 domain-containing protein, producing MYNWDGQKIYSREFDELKEVRVAEDKVVVLHGSKVTIIEP from the coding sequence ATCTACAACTGGGACGGGCAAAAGATTTATAGCAGGGAGTTCGATGAACTGAAGGAAGTTAGGGTAGCAGAAGATAAGGTGGTGGTACTCCATGGGAGCAAAGTCACAATCATTGAGCCTTGA
- the eif2g gene encoding translation initiation factor IF-2 subunit gamma, giving the protein MAKKKEFKQAEVNIGMVGHVDHGKTTLTKALTGIWTDTHSEELRRGITIKIGFADAEIRKCPNCGRYSSSPVCPYCGHETEFERRVSFIDAPGHEALMTTMLAGASLMDGAVLVIAANEGIMPQTREHLMALQIVGNKNIVIALNKIELVDREKVMERYNEIKEFVKGTVAENAPIIPISALHGANVDVLLAAIEEFIPTPKHDLNKPPKMLVLRSFDVNKPGTTPEKLIGGVIGGSIIQGKLKVGDEIEIRPGVPYEDHGRIRYEPITTEITSLQAGGRFVEEAYPGGLVGVGTKLDPFLTKGDLMAGNVVGKPGKLPPVWDDLRLEVHLLERVVGTEEELKVEPIKRREVLLLNVGTARTMGLVTGLGKDEVELKLQIPVCAEPGDRVAISRQVGSRWRLIGYGFIKE; this is encoded by the coding sequence ATGGCAAAGAAGAAGGAGTTTAAGCAGGCTGAGGTTAACATAGGGATGGTCGGTCACGTTGATCATGGTAAAACAACACTCACAAAGGCCCTGACCGGAATCTGGACTGACACCCACAGCGAAGAGCTGAGGAGGGGCATCACAATAAAGATAGGCTTCGCCGATGCTGAGATAAGGAAGTGCCCGAACTGCGGCAGGTATTCGAGCTCTCCAGTCTGTCCCTACTGCGGCCACGAGACCGAGTTCGAGAGGCGCGTTTCTTTCATAGACGCACCCGGCCACGAGGCACTTATGACGACGATGCTCGCAGGCGCTTCTCTCATGGACGGTGCAGTTCTCGTTATAGCCGCCAACGAGGGAATAATGCCCCAGACCCGGGAGCACCTCATGGCCCTCCAGATCGTAGGCAACAAGAACATAGTCATAGCCCTCAACAAGATCGAGCTCGTTGACAGGGAGAAGGTTATGGAGCGCTACAATGAAATCAAGGAGTTCGTGAAGGGGACCGTGGCCGAGAACGCCCCGATAATACCGATTTCTGCCCTTCACGGGGCGAATGTTGACGTTCTTCTGGCGGCCATAGAGGAGTTCATACCCACCCCAAAGCACGACCTAAACAAGCCACCCAAGATGCTCGTTCTGAGGAGCTTCGACGTCAACAAGCCCGGAACCACGCCCGAGAAGCTCATTGGAGGCGTCATCGGAGGCTCGATAATCCAGGGCAAGCTCAAGGTTGGCGATGAGATCGAGATAAGGCCCGGTGTTCCATACGAAGACCACGGGAGGATACGCTACGAGCCGATAACGACTGAGATAACCTCCCTCCAGGCCGGTGGAAGGTTCGTTGAAGAGGCCTACCCCGGTGGTCTCGTGGGTGTCGGAACCAAGCTCGACCCGTTCCTAACCAAGGGCGACTTGATGGCGGGAAACGTCGTCGGAAAGCCCGGAAAGCTCCCGCCGGTGTGGGACGATCTCAGGCTCGAGGTTCACCTGCTCGAGAGGGTGGTAGGAACCGAGGAAGAGCTGAAGGTAGAGCCGATAAAGAGACGCGAGGTGCTCCTCCTCAACGTCGGTACAGCGAGGACGATGGGTCTAGTTACAGGCCTCGGAAAGGACGAGGTCGAGCTCAAGCTCCAGATCCCTGTCTGTGCCGAGCCGGGGGATAGGGTCGCCATAAGCAGACAGGTCGGGAGCAGGTGGAGACTCATCGGCTACGGCTTCATAAAGGAGTGA
- a CDS encoding protein kinase domain-containing protein — protein sequence MSYWAKTYGEGEAHGVAVDKNGDIIIVGQTKDENAFVARLNKGGDVKWFKIYGGSKQDSFNDVKIAPNGDIIVAGYTKSFGVGIWNAWVLKLDKNGNVKWQKTYGGKSWDGALAVGIAPNGDIIVAGYTYSFGASSVDLSKNGHDLLKKFAHGGDFWVLRLDENGNVKWQKTYGGSDYDGAHSVAIANNGDIIVAGGTSSFSASKVDVWVLRLDSKGNVKWQKTYGGSDYDSASAVAITDDGGIIVAGHTESFGAGGKDVWVLRLDENGNVKWQKTYGGTKDDEANAVAIASNGDIIVAGGTWSFGTDKENAWILRLDENGNVKWQKTCGGSDEDDAHAVAITPNGNIIVAGWTGSFGGVWVLRLPPDGNLPDCDFCGDSHAQVTDTNAEVRDTNCEVLSGIRKYQVEVGLIRKKKKWRIEKATPTVKGSHARIKTLQIKPETQYYHPLQEDAIEPSTSKAKNIKLNKTVHVASFPKVSVELRSIPYVYVEGLNYPIKLTGPGGKTLKDRTLYDMEFKEKIGQAVLKLINNDTFRELIERLVNKYGEITELDINFAPSNLKFNGFSALLKQPFGQVYKWNVNLKLGSIILRPKKGNQVLYREPLTPNEIQELKNASRELMELMDIAKNSETTTTKITPQPTHQKSAIPQNSATSITPATPVTPSSVSSYVSVTSFPAELLQFYEPLEELGKGGFAKVYKARRKRDGEIVALKIPLSLDAATGKSFLREIENWTKLKHPNIVRVYDYNILPVPFFEMEYCEGSLAQLPKPLPPRDAALLIFNIAEGLEYAHSKGIIHRDLKPSNILLKGGIPKVSDWGLSKVIGESRSTTTTSFTALYAAPEQFSKSRFGPTDQRTDIWQLGIIFYELVTGRLPFDSEDPFELMSMIMMEDPVPPSEVNPEAKEVEPVILRMLAKHKEERYEDVGELQMDLAGYLGIEFRRELRKSRTMGDKRLIIYYLSNLLLMSVKTGNLTGAYKYSEDFAKFIGGKLGNEFSSLAEQFKLRLEERLDIPVELLEKTEILVHRVMVDYK from the coding sequence ATGAGCTACTGGGCGAAGACGTATGGTGAAGGAGAAGCGCATGGGGTGGCTGTGGATAAGAACGGAGATATTATCATAGTCGGACAAACTAAAGATGAGAATGCTTTTGTTGCCCGACTTAACAAGGGAGGGGACGTTAAGTGGTTCAAGATTTATGGTGGAAGCAAGCAGGACAGCTTCAACGACGTGAAGATAGCCCCAAACGGAGACATTATTGTCGCTGGATACACTAAAAGCTTTGGTGTTGGTATCTGGAATGCATGGGTTCTGAAGCTCGATAAAAACGGAAATGTGAAATGGCAGAAAACATACGGAGGAAAGAGCTGGGATGGGGCTCTGGCGGTTGGCATTGCTCCAAACGGGGACATTATTGTGGCAGGTTATACTTACAGCTTCGGCGCAAGTAGTGTTGACTTGAGTAAGAATGGACATGATCTACTAAAGAAATTCGCTCATGGGGGAGATTTTTGGGTTTTGAGGCTTGATGAGAATGGGAACGTTAAGTGGCAGAAGACTTACGGAGGAAGCGATTATGATGGGGCTCACTCAGTTGCCATTGCTAACAATGGGGACATTATTGTAGCTGGAGGAACTTCAAGCTTTAGCGCTAGTAAGGTAGATGTTTGGGTTCTGAGGCTTGACAGCAAGGGGAACGTTAAATGGCAAAAAACTTACGGGGGAAGCGATTATGATAGTGCCTCCGCGGTTGCCATCACTGATGACGGGGGTATCATAGTAGCAGGCCACACCGAGAGCTTCGGCGCTGGCGGTAAAGATGTTTGGGTTTTGAGGCTTGATGAGAATGGGAACGTTAAGTGGCAGAAAACTTACGGAGGAACAAAGGACGACGAGGCCAACGCAGTCGCCATAGCATCCAACGGTGACATTATCGTAGCTGGAGGAACTTGGAGCTTCGGCACCGACAAGGAGAACGCTTGGATTTTGAGGCTTGATGAGAATGGGAACGTTAAGTGGCAGAAGACTTGCGGAGGAAGCGATGAGGATGATGCTCACGCGGTTGCTATCACCCCAAACGGGAACATTATCGTAGCCGGATGGACTGGCAGCTTCGGCGGTGTCTGGGTTCTTCGTCTCCCTCCAGATGGAAACCTTCCTGATTGTGACTTCTGCGGAGATTCCCATGCACAGGTAACGGACACCAACGCAGAGGTAAGAGACACAAACTGCGAGGTTCTCAGTGGCATCCGAAAGTACCAAGTCGAAGTCGGGCTAATACGGAAAAAGAAGAAGTGGCGCATTGAAAAAGCCACTCCTACAGTCAAAGGTTCACACGCCCGGATAAAAACCCTCCAAATAAAGCCAGAAACTCAGTACTATCATCCCCTCCAAGAAGATGCTATAGAACCATCTACGTCTAAGGCCAAAAACATTAAACTTAACAAAACAGTCCACGTTGCTTCATTCCCCAAGGTATCTGTGGAGCTCAGAAGTATTCCGTATGTTTACGTGGAGGGCCTAAATTACCCGATAAAACTAACTGGACCAGGAGGAAAAACACTTAAAGATCGGACACTATACGATATGGAGTTCAAAGAAAAAATTGGGCAGGCCGTTCTTAAGTTAATAAACAATGACACCTTCAGAGAGCTTATCGAACGTCTTGTTAATAAATACGGTGAGATAACCGAACTGGACATCAACTTTGCACCGTCAAACTTGAAGTTCAACGGATTCTCCGCGCTGTTAAAACAACCCTTCGGCCAAGTTTATAAATGGAACGTTAACCTGAAGCTGGGGAGTATCATCCTCCGGCCGAAGAAAGGAAACCAGGTTCTTTACCGGGAACCCCTCACACCCAACGAAATCCAAGAACTCAAAAACGCCTCACGTGAGCTAATGGAGCTAATGGACATCGCCAAAAACAGTGAAACCACAACTACAAAAATAACACCCCAACCAACTCATCAAAAATCAGCAATTCCACAAAACTCAGCAACGTCCATAACACCGGCCACCCCAGTAACTCCCTCTTCTGTCTCTTCCTATGTAAGCGTTACATCCTTCCCGGCTGAACTCCTCCAGTTCTACGAGCCCCTCGAAGAGCTTGGCAAAGGAGGCTTCGCCAAGGTTTACAAAGCAAGGAGGAAGAGGGACGGCGAGATAGTTGCGCTCAAAATCCCCCTCAGCCTCGACGCGGCAACTGGCAAGTCCTTCCTGAGGGAGATTGAGAACTGGACTAAACTGAAGCACCCGAACATCGTCAGGGTTTACGACTACAACATCCTCCCGGTTCCATTCTTTGAGATGGAATACTGCGAAGGCTCACTCGCACAGCTTCCCAAACCGCTCCCCCCGCGCGACGCCGCGCTCTTAATCTTCAACATCGCCGAAGGTCTGGAGTACGCGCACTCCAAAGGTATAATCCACCGCGACCTTAAGCCTTCAAACATCCTCCTCAAGGGGGGAATTCCAAAGGTTTCGGACTGGGGATTGAGCAAGGTAATCGGAGAGTCCCGCTCCACCACGACCACAAGCTTTACAGCCCTCTACGCCGCCCCAGAACAGTTCAGCAAGTCACGCTTTGGCCCCACCGATCAGAGGACTGACATCTGGCAGCTGGGGATTATATTCTACGAGCTGGTAACGGGTAGGCTTCCCTTCGACAGTGAGGACCCCTTCGAATTGATGTCCATGATTATGATGGAAGATCCGGTCCCTCCCTCAGAGGTTAATCCAGAAGCGAAAGAGGTAGAGCCAGTAATCCTGAGAATGCTTGCTAAGCACAAGGAGGAGCGGTACGAGGACGTGGGAGAGCTTCAGATGGATTTGGCTGGTTATCTTGGCATAGAGTTCCGGCGGGAGTTGAGGAAGAGTAGGACGATGGGTGATAAGAGGCTGATCATTTACTATCTCAGCAACCTCCTCCTTATGAGCGTCAAGACTGGCAACTTGACCGGGGCCTACAAGTACTCGGAGGATTTTGCCAAGTTCATTGGTGGAAAGCTCGGCAATGAGTTTTCCTCGCTGGCGGAGCAGTTTAAACTTCGCCTTGAGGAGAGACTGGATATTCCCGTTGAATTGCTCGAAAAGACAGAGATACTCGTCCACAGGGTCATGGTGGACTACAAATAG
- a CDS encoding HD domain-containing protein, which produces MYTEENLLNEIRELMNDDELFKMYERAFREYQYYFDTTNYIVLNVYGFNDHGPVHVLLTTRRALELLRIIRKFGIQTTAEKLGKPFRWSKFIVAFGALFHDIGNMIHRSPHYQFSVFLAEPIIEKLVSEFEKRDPLLLKALTLNAIYTHDEHVPCTTIEGSLVTIADGCDMEAGRSRLIYKKDKVDIHAVSALAIERVEIKEGNEEEPILIEIWMKHPAGIFQVDEILTKKVKSSLLSGRVRLRIHTGADGEIFEKIV; this is translated from the coding sequence ATGTACACGGAAGAGAACCTCCTGAATGAAATCCGCGAGCTTATGAACGATGACGAGCTCTTCAAGATGTACGAGAGGGCTTTCAGGGAGTACCAATACTACTTCGACACCACTAACTACATCGTGCTCAACGTCTACGGCTTCAACGACCACGGGCCGGTTCACGTTCTCCTGACGACGAGGAGGGCCCTTGAGCTTCTGAGGATAATCAGGAAGTTCGGCATCCAGACGACCGCTGAAAAGCTCGGAAAACCATTCCGCTGGAGCAAGTTCATCGTTGCCTTCGGCGCGCTCTTCCACGACATCGGCAACATGATACACAGGAGCCCCCACTACCAGTTCAGCGTCTTCCTGGCGGAGCCAATAATAGAGAAGCTTGTCAGCGAGTTTGAAAAGAGGGATCCCCTCCTCCTCAAGGCTCTAACCCTCAACGCCATCTACACCCACGACGAGCACGTGCCGTGCACGACCATTGAAGGCTCGCTGGTGACGATAGCGGACGGCTGTGACATGGAAGCTGGAAGGAGCCGGCTCATATATAAGAAGGACAAGGTGGACATCCACGCAGTCTCGGCCCTCGCCATAGAGAGGGTCGAGATAAAGGAAGGGAACGAGGAAGAGCCGATACTCATTGAAATCTGGATGAAGCACCCTGCCGGAATCTTCCAGGTTGACGAGATACTGACGAAGAAGGTCAAGAGTTCGCTCCTCAGCGGAAGGGTTAGGCTCAGAATACACACCGGTGCCGACGGGGAGATATTCGAGAAGATCGTCTAA
- a CDS encoding DUF434 domain-containing protein, producing MSLLDAYRDLKYLLNRGYPKKSALKFVGDHYRLPLRGRYLLARCVFPDAWIDEVRRKLLKPEELAGKPLAIDGFNVLITLESLRDGEAILCEDGLVRDLKYQGKYRLNERTSEVIEMTVEALFRLKVSEAIFLYGKNIPKSGEIRKTTEEILQRFGVSGEVRLARNPDFELKSFENVATADTAIIDAVKGVFDLAAYAGREFRPTTLGEFFRKESEFTDFSPIRRFSKNYNPF from the coding sequence ATGTCCCTCCTTGACGCTTATCGCGATTTAAAATATCTCCTCAACAGAGGCTACCCCAAGAAGAGCGCCCTGAAGTTCGTTGGGGATCACTACCGACTCCCTCTGAGGGGAAGGTACCTCCTGGCGAGGTGCGTCTTCCCTGACGCATGGATCGATGAGGTACGGAGGAAGCTCCTGAAGCCTGAGGAGCTCGCCGGGAAACCGCTGGCCATAGACGGCTTCAACGTCCTCATAACCCTGGAATCCCTCAGAGATGGGGAGGCGATACTCTGCGAAGACGGCCTGGTGAGGGACTTGAAGTATCAGGGAAAGTACCGACTGAATGAAAGAACCTCCGAAGTCATCGAAATGACTGTCGAGGCACTCTTCCGACTGAAAGTCTCTGAAGCGATCTTCCTCTACGGCAAGAACATCCCGAAGAGCGGTGAAATAAGGAAAACAACAGAAGAGATCCTCCAGAGATTTGGGGTGTCTGGTGAAGTTAGATTAGCTAGAAACCCGGATTTCGAGCTCAAATCCTTTGAAAACGTTGCAACCGCCGACACAGCCATAATTGATGCAGTTAAAGGGGTTTTCGACCTGGCCGCCTACGCTGGGAGGGAGTTCCGGCCCACAACCCTTGGTGAATTCTTCCGGAAAGAATCAGAATTTACCGACTTCTCACCGATTAGACGGTTTTCGAAAAACTACAATCCATTTTGA
- a CDS encoding PIN domain-containing protein, whose product MGERRRREWLVVPDTNFLLVPGQFGVDIIGELQRVLDVKFRVIVPNVVLDELSVIERKSRGRDLMAVRMAKKLAERFDVVEVGRFGERPIDDQIFDFAVENERVIVCTNDKGLKRRLRERGVPVVYLRSKKILELEGMLE is encoded by the coding sequence ATGGGCGAAAGGCGGAGAAGAGAGTGGCTGGTTGTCCCAGACACGAACTTTCTCCTTGTCCCGGGCCAGTTTGGCGTTGACATAATCGGCGAGCTTCAAAGGGTTCTGGACGTTAAGTTCAGGGTGATCGTTCCAAACGTTGTCCTCGACGAGCTGAGCGTCATAGAAAGAAAATCCCGCGGTAGGGATCTGATGGCAGTGAGGATGGCGAAGAAGCTTGCCGAGAGGTTCGATGTTGTAGAAGTCGGCCGCTTCGGCGAGAGACCGATAGACGATCAGATATTTGATTTCGCGGTGGAAAACGAGCGGGTTATAGTCTGCACGAACGACAAGGGACTTAAGAGAAGGCTCCGCGAGAGGGGCGTTCCAGTTGTGTACCTCCGCTCGAAGAAGATACTTGAGCTTGAGGGGATGCTTGAATGA